One window of Sphingomonas sp. KC8 genomic DNA carries:
- the gluQRS gene encoding tRNA glutamyl-Q(34) synthetase GluQRS: protein MNRVISRFAPSPTGRLHLGHAFSAIRAHDLARAAGGHFLLRIEDIDPGRTRDAHIDGIIADLAWLGLGWDGAIVRQSARLPLYAAALDRLKVAGLVYPCFCTRAEIAASAAAPHGDEAPVYPGTCRRLDPAIGRARMEREPHAWRIAMDDAMVRAGPLDWWDATTGTVSAVPGAQGDVVLARKDAPVSYHLAVTIDDAAQGVTDIVRGVDLFAATHVHRLLQALLDLPTPRYHHHPLLTGTDGRRLAKRDGAPALADLRAAGMDGAALAEQLRHGQFSVGIFPEKA, encoded by the coding sequence ATGAACCGGGTGATTTCACGTTTTGCGCCCAGCCCCACGGGCCGGTTGCACCTCGGCCACGCCTTTTCGGCGATCCGCGCGCACGATCTGGCGCGGGCGGCCGGTGGCCATTTTCTGCTCAGGATCGAAGATATTGATCCCGGCCGCACACGGGACGCGCATATCGACGGCATCATCGCGGATCTCGCATGGCTCGGGCTTGGCTGGGATGGCGCAATCGTCCGGCAATCGGCCCGGCTGCCGCTTTATGCGGCCGCGCTCGATCGGCTGAAGGTCGCCGGCCTCGTTTATCCCTGCTTCTGCACCCGCGCCGAAATCGCGGCCAGCGCGGCGGCACCACATGGCGACGAAGCACCGGTCTATCCGGGAACATGCCGCCGGCTCGATCCTGCCATCGGCCGCGCGCGCATGGAACGCGAACCCCATGCCTGGCGGATCGCGATGGACGATGCCATGGTCCGCGCCGGCCCGCTTGACTGGTGGGATGCGACCACAGGCACCGTCAGCGCCGTGCCGGGCGCGCAAGGCGATGTCGTCCTCGCGCGCAAGGATGCCCCCGTTTCCTATCATCTGGCCGTCACCATCGACGATGCGGCGCAGGGCGTGACGGATATCGTTCGCGGCGTCGATCTGTTCGCCGCGACCCATGTTCATCGTCTGCTGCAGGCGCTGCTGGACTTGCCGACGCCGCGCTATCACCACCACCCCCTGCTCACCGGAACCGATGGCCGTCGCCTCGCCAAACGCGATGGCGCGCCGGCGCTAGCCGATCTGCGGGCCGCCGGAATGGATGGCGCAGCGCTGGCCGAACAGCTGCGCCATGGGCAATTCAGCGTTGGCATTTTCCCCGAAAAAGCTTAA
- a CDS encoding AMP-dependent synthetase/ligase has product MRTLEHFPNLVTMFFTRARERGGAPFLWAKRDGTWTPTSWTEAAQQIASLSAALKAQGLKRGDRVMLVSENRPEWCIADLAIMAAGLVTVPTYTTNTERDHAHILENSGARAVIVSTAKLARTLMPAVMRSSNCHHVIGIEPLRIGQAGDTSFHDWATLIAAHPADIAEAEAAADFQREDLACIIYTSGTGGSPRGVRQHHGAILHNVAGCTTIISEDFGWDDEVFLSFLPLSHAYEHSGGQHFPIGLGAQIYYSEGLEKLAANIEEVRPTIMVVVPRLFEVLRARVLKSVEKQGRVAQYLMRRALVIGQKDYAGRMPLWDWPMEMILRRTLKPKVGQRFGGRMKAMVSGGAPLNPEVGLFFHSLGLTFLQGYGQTEAAPVISCNRPSAGIKMDTVGPPLPGVEVRIADDGEILVRGELVMHGYWRNEEETARVLRDGWLHTGDVGHIDARGRIVITDRKKDIIVNDKGDNVAPQKVEGMLTLEPEILQAMIAGDRRPHIVGLIVPDPEWAREWAGAEGVAYDPAALRADPRFQKALMAAVDRVNTSLSVIEKVRRILIADEPFTIENEMLTPSLKIRRHIIRRAYGERLDALYPPAK; this is encoded by the coding sequence ATGCGCACGCTGGAACATTTCCCGAACCTCGTGACGATGTTCTTCACCCGCGCCCGCGAGCGCGGCGGCGCCCCATTTTTGTGGGCCAAACGCGACGGAACATGGACACCGACAAGCTGGACGGAAGCCGCGCAACAGATTGCCTCGCTGTCCGCCGCGCTCAAGGCGCAAGGGCTGAAGCGCGGCGACCGGGTGATGCTGGTGTCCGAAAATCGCCCCGAATGGTGCATCGCCGATCTGGCGATCATGGCCGCCGGGCTGGTGACGGTGCCCACCTACACCACCAACACCGAACGCGATCACGCCCATATCCTGGAAAATAGCGGCGCGCGCGCGGTGATCGTATCGACGGCGAAACTGGCCAGGACGCTGATGCCGGCGGTCATGCGCTCCAGCAACTGCCACCACGTCATCGGCATCGAACCGCTGCGCATCGGCCAGGCCGGCGACACCAGCTTTCACGACTGGGCCACCCTGATCGCCGCGCATCCGGCGGATATTGCAGAGGCCGAAGCCGCCGCCGATTTCCAGCGCGAAGACCTCGCCTGCATCATCTACACATCGGGCACCGGCGGCAGCCCGCGCGGCGTGCGCCAGCATCATGGTGCGATCCTGCACAATGTCGCGGGATGCACGACGATCATCTCCGAAGATTTCGGCTGGGATGACGAAGTGTTCCTGTCCTTCCTGCCTTTGTCCCACGCCTATGAACATAGCGGCGGCCAGCATTTTCCGATCGGGCTGGGCGCGCAGATCTATTATTCGGAAGGGCTGGAAAAGCTGGCCGCCAATATCGAAGAGGTGCGCCCGACGATCATGGTCGTCGTCCCCCGCCTGTTCGAAGTGCTGCGCGCCCGCGTGCTCAAATCGGTCGAAAAGCAGGGCCGCGTCGCCCAATATCTGATGCGCCGGGCGCTCGTGATCGGGCAAAAGGATTATGCCGGCCGGATGCCCCTATGGGACTGGCCGATGGAAATGATCCTGCGCCGCACCCTGAAACCCAAGGTCGGCCAGCGGTTCGGCGGGCGAATGAAGGCGATGGTTTCGGGCGGCGCACCGCTCAACCCCGAAGTCGGCCTGTTCTTCCACTCGCTCGGCCTCACCTTCCTCCAGGGCTATGGCCAGACGGAGGCCGCACCCGTCATTTCGTGCAACCGCCCGTCCGCCGGCATCAAGATGGATACGGTCGGCCCGCCGCTGCCGGGCGTCGAGGTGCGGATCGCCGACGATGGCGAAATCCTCGTCCGCGGCGAACTCGTCATGCACGGCTATTGGCGCAATGAAGAAGAAACCGCGCGCGTGCTGCGCGATGGCTGGCTGCACACCGGCGATGTCGGCCATATCGACGCCAGGGGCCGGATCGTCATCACCGATCGCAAGAAGGACATCATCGTCAACGACAAGGGCGACAATGTCGCACCCCAGAAGGTCGAAGGGATGCTGACGCTGGAGCCGGAAATCCTCCAGGCGATGATCGCCGGCGACAGGCGGCCCCACATCGTTGGCCTGATCGTGCCCGATCCCGAATGGGCGCGCGAATGGGCCGGGGCCGAAGGGGTGGCTTATGATCCGGCCGCGCTGCGGGCCGATCCGCGTTTCCAGAAGGCGCTGATGGCCGCGGTCGACCGGGTCAACACCAGCCTGTCGGTGATCGAAAAGGTGCGCCGCATCCTGATCGCCGACGAACCCTTCACCATCGAAAACGAAATGCTTACGCCCTCGCTCAAGATCCGCCGCCACATCATCCGCCGCGCTTATGGCGAACGGCTCGACGCACTCTATCCGCCTGCGAAATGA
- a CDS encoding 2-keto-4-pentenoate hydratase, whose product MTNNQPDLDRIAARLDAAATAARATGQITADHPDFTLDDAYDVQRRLIDHRVARGEAIVGVKMGFTSRAKMEQMGVSDLIWGRLTDAMQIADGGTLAMDRFIHPRIEPEIAFRLKKPLAGHVTLDEAFAAIDAIAPAMEIIDSRYADFRFALNDVVADNSSSSAFVIGQWQVPLADLSDLVMVMNFDGEPVQSGSTAAILGNPVQSLVEAARLAALSGLTLEPGWIILCGAATSAEALHPGVHVRLDAEAIGRVELHVAGKAA is encoded by the coding sequence ATGACGAACAACCAACCCGATCTCGACCGCATCGCCGCCCGGCTGGATGCTGCGGCCACCGCCGCCCGCGCGACCGGCCAGATCACGGCCGATCACCCTGATTTCACCCTGGACGATGCCTATGACGTCCAGCGCCGCCTGATCGATCATCGTGTCGCACGCGGTGAAGCGATCGTCGGCGTGAAAATGGGTTTCACCAGCCGCGCCAAGATGGAACAGATGGGCGTGTCCGATCTCATCTGGGGCCGGCTGACCGATGCGATGCAGATCGCCGACGGCGGCACGCTGGCGATGGATCGCTTCATCCATCCCCGGATCGAACCCGAAATCGCCTTCCGCCTGAAAAAGCCGCTCGCCGGCCATGTCACCCTGGACGAAGCGTTCGCCGCGATCGATGCGATCGCCCCGGCGATGGAAATCATCGACAGCCGCTACGCCGATTTCCGCTTCGCGCTGAACGATGTGGTGGCCGACAATTCCTCCTCCTCGGCCTTTGTCATCGGCCAGTGGCAGGTGCCGCTCGCCGACCTGTCCGATCTCGTCATGGTGATGAATTTCGACGGCGAACCGGTGCAATCGGGGTCCACTGCCGCGATTCTGGGCAATCCGGTGCAATCCCTGGTCGAAGCCGCCCGGCTCGCGGCTTTGTCCGGGCTGACGCTGGAACCGGGCTGGATCATCCTGTGCGGGGCTGCCACCTCGGCCGAAGCGCTGCACCCCGGCGTCCATGTCCGGCTCGATGCCGAAGCGATCGGCCGCGTCGAACTGCATGTCGCGGGAAAAGCGGCATGA
- a CDS encoding 3-hydroxyanthranilate 3,4-dioxygenase, translating into MLTYGPPFNFQAWIDEHRDLLKPPVGNAQIWQNSDFIVTVVGGPNARTDYHVDPFEEFFYQLKGDMVLRLWGANGPEDLAIREGEIFLLPPHVPHSPQRPVPGSVGLVIERQRPAGSLDAFQWYCGACGTIVHRVEVQLKSIVADLPPLFAAFYADEALRTCGGCGAVHPGKA; encoded by the coding sequence ATGCTGACATATGGCCCCCCCTTCAATTTCCAGGCGTGGATCGACGAACATCGCGATCTTTTGAAGCCGCCCGTCGGCAACGCCCAGATCTGGCAGAATAGCGATTTCATCGTCACGGTGGTCGGCGGGCCGAACGCCCGCACCGATTATCATGTCGATCCGTTCGAAGAGTTTTTCTACCAGTTGAAGGGCGATATGGTGTTGCGCCTGTGGGGCGCGAACGGGCCGGAAGATTTGGCCATTCGCGAAGGCGAAATCTTCCTGCTGCCGCCCCATGTGCCGCATTCGCCGCAGCGCCCGGTGCCCGGCAGCGTCGGCCTCGTCATCGAACGGCAGCGCCCGGCCGGCAGCCTCGATGCGTTCCAATGGTATTGCGGCGCCTGCGGCACGATCGTGCACCGCGTCGAAGTCCAGCTGAAAAGCATCGTCGCCGATCTGCCCCCGCTCTTCGCCGCGTTCTACGCGGACGAAGCATTGCGCACCTGCGGCGGTTGCGGCGCCGTCCATCCCGGTAAGGCGTGA
- the ggt gene encoding gamma-glutamyltransferase, protein MIVRILLLLALLIAPLTAPTAASAAGGVVSAADPRAAEAGREMLRAGGSATDAAMAMMLALSVVEPQSSGIGGGGLLVHHDGKTGAIATIDGREAAPAAATPGRFTVDGQPMSYRDAFQGGHSVGIPGNIRLMADAHRQWGKLPWARLFEPAIRLADQGYAVTPRLHNALKMVAPLWDAFPDIRAIYWQDGKPAAVGATIRNPALAKLLRDVAASGPDAFYAGEHGAAIAAAVTAAPRNPAPLTLADLASYQAKDRPAVCGNYRRYRVCGMGPPSSGATTILQMLGMIERFDIGRLGKDSPEAWHLIGEAMQLAYADREKYLGDVDFVAVPLAGLVDRDYLARRSALISPARSLAVYEAGTPPGAEPRTAAISGERAGTTHFVAVDGAGDVVSMTSTVEGPFGSQLVASGMVLNNELTDFTFAPEKDGAPVANRVEAGKRPLSSMSPTIVYGPDGKVVLAIGSAGGKRIIMHVMKALVGVIDWKLPAADAMALPNIYFGGGSLLVEQGTSLDAMRPALERLGQPVTAADLPSKLNAVERTAKGWRGAADPRSEGVALAE, encoded by the coding sequence ATGATCGTCCGCATCCTGCTCCTCCTCGCTTTGCTCATCGCTCCCCTCACCGCGCCGACCGCAGCGTCCGCCGCTGGCGGCGTGGTTTCCGCCGCCGATCCACGCGCGGCCGAAGCGGGGCGCGAAATGCTCCGCGCGGGGGGCAGCGCGACGGATGCGGCGATGGCGATGATGCTCGCTTTGTCGGTGGTCGAACCACAATCGTCGGGCATTGGCGGCGGCGGTCTCCTCGTCCACCATGACGGCAAGACGGGCGCGATCGCCACGATCGACGGGCGCGAGGCCGCTCCCGCTGCCGCAACCCCCGGTCGCTTCACCGTCGATGGCCAGCCAATGTCCTATCGCGATGCGTTCCAGGGCGGTCATTCGGTCGGTATACCCGGCAATATCCGGCTGATGGCCGATGCCCATCGCCAATGGGGCAAGCTGCCCTGGGCCAGATTGTTCGAACCCGCGATCCGGCTGGCCGACCAGGGCTATGCCGTCACCCCCCGGCTGCACAACGCGCTCAAAATGGTCGCGCCCCTGTGGGATGCCTTCCCCGATATCCGCGCGATCTACTGGCAGGATGGCAAGCCCGCCGCCGTCGGCGCCACCATTCGCAACCCGGCGCTCGCCAAATTGCTGCGCGATGTCGCCGCCAGTGGCCCCGATGCCTTTTATGCCGGCGAACATGGCGCCGCGATCGCCGCCGCCGTCACCGCCGCACCGCGCAACCCCGCGCCGCTCACGCTCGCCGATCTCGCTTCGTATCAGGCCAAGGACCGCCCCGCCGTCTGCGGCAACTATCGCCGCTATCGCGTCTGCGGCATGGGGCCGCCTTCGTCGGGCGCCACAACGATCCTGCAGATGCTGGGGATGATCGAACGGTTCGATATCGGCCGCCTCGGCAAGGACAGCCCCGAAGCCTGGCACCTGATCGGCGAAGCGATGCAGCTCGCTTATGCCGATCGCGAAAAATATCTCGGCGATGTGGATTTCGTCGCCGTGCCGCTCGCCGGGTTGGTTGACCGCGATTATCTGGCCCGACGCTCCGCGCTGATTTCGCCGGCGCGGTCGCTGGCAGTCTATGAAGCCGGTACCCCGCCGGGGGCCGAACCGCGCACCGCCGCCATTTCGGGCGAGCGCGCCGGCACCACCCATTTCGTCGCCGTCGATGGCGCGGGCGATGTCGTGTCGATGACGTCCACGGTGGAAGGGCCGTTCGGCAGCCAGCTCGTCGCCAGCGGCATGGTGCTCAACAACGAACTGACCGATTTCACCTTCGCGCCCGAAAAGGATGGCGCGCCCGTCGCCAACCGGGTCGAAGCCGGCAAGCGGCCGCTGTCGTCCATGTCGCCGACGATCGTCTATGGCCCCGATGGCAAGGTCGTCCTCGCCATCGGATCGGCCGGCGGCAAGCGGATCATCATGCATGTGATGAAGGCGCTGGTCGGCGTGATCGATTGGAAACTGCCCGCCGCCGACGCGATGGCGCTGCCCAACATCTATTTCGGCGGCGGATCGCTGCTGGTCGAACAGGGCACCAGCCTCGATGCGATGCGCCCCGCGCTCGAACGGCTTGGCCAGCCGGTGACGGCGGCTGATCTGCCGTCGAAACTGAACGCCGTCGAACGCACGGCAAAAGGCTGGCGCGGCGCCGCCGATCCGCGCAGCGAAGGCGTGGCGCTGGCGGAATGA
- a CDS encoding HNH endonuclease: protein MYHPDLLRHPDSCPALVLNADYTPLSYYPLSLWSWQTAIKAVFLERVDIVAYYQREVHSPSFAMQLPSVIALRQYVRPSQHPAFTRFNLFLRDRFTCQYCGTGNDLTFDHVIPRAQGGRTTWENVSTACAPCNLKKGGRTPRQAHMALAEEPIRPTTWQLQENGRSFPPNYLHQSWRDWLYWDIELEA, encoded by the coding sequence ATGTACCATCCCGATCTCCTGCGCCATCCGGATAGTTGCCCGGCGCTTGTCCTCAATGCCGATTACACACCGCTCAGCTATTATCCGTTGAGCCTGTGGTCGTGGCAAACCGCGATCAAGGCGGTGTTCCTCGAACGGGTCGATATCGTCGCTTATTATCAGCGCGAAGTGCATAGCCCCAGCTTTGCGATGCAATTGCCGTCGGTGATCGCGTTGCGCCAGTATGTGCGGCCATCGCAGCACCCGGCCTTCACCCGGTTCAACCTGTTCCTGCGCGATCGTTTCACCTGCCAATATTGCGGCACGGGCAACGACCTGACGTTCGATCATGTCATCCCGCGCGCGCAAGGCGGGCGGACGACATGGGAAAATGTGTCGACGGCCTGTGCGCCCTGCAACCTTAAAAAGGGTGGCCGCACCCCACGGCAGGCGCACATGGCGCTGGCGGAAGAACCGATCCGCCCGACAACCTGGCAGCTGCAAGAAAATGGCCGCAGCTTCCCGCCCAACTATCTGCACCAGAGCTGGCGCGACTGGCTGTACTGGGACATCGAACTGGAAGCCTGA
- a CDS encoding amidohydrolase family protein: MTFSVDIHSHFLPEQWPDLEARFGTPDWPWMKQLGGGKAMLMVGDREFRPVLDDCWNGARRIAAMDEHGIDVQVMSATPLLFAYGRPPEQAREVARLFNSAARDICAHDPARLKSLCQVPLQDTDAACAELDIAMAEGHIGVQIGNHVGDRNLDDAGILTFLHHCADVGAAVLIHPWDMMAQQRMPKYMLSWLVGMPAETQLSILSLILSGAFEKLPRSLRLCFAHGGGSFAFLLGRVDNAWRNRDIVRVDCPRLPSSYTDRFYVDSAVFNEDALAMLIKVMGEDRVVLGSDYPFPLGEQVVGQMIREDEGLSPGLRRKLMGANAARFLNLPDELGGRANAA, encoded by the coding sequence ATGACATTTTCGGTTGATATCCACAGCCACTTCCTGCCCGAACAATGGCCCGATCTCGAAGCGCGCTTCGGCACGCCCGATTGGCCGTGGATGAAGCAGCTGGGCGGCGGCAAGGCGATGCTGATGGTCGGCGATCGTGAGTTCCGCCCGGTGCTCGACGATTGCTGGAATGGCGCGCGGCGCATCGCGGCGATGGACGAACATGGCATCGACGTGCAGGTGATGTCCGCCACGCCCCTGCTGTTCGCTTATGGCCGCCCGCCCGAACAGGCCCGCGAAGTCGCCCGGCTGTTCAACAGCGCGGCGCGTGACATCTGCGCGCACGATCCGGCGCGCCTCAAATCGCTGTGCCAGGTGCCGTTGCAGGATACGGACGCGGCCTGCGCCGAACTCGATATCGCGATGGCCGAAGGGCATATCGGCGTGCAGATCGGCAACCATGTCGGCGATCGCAATCTCGACGATGCCGGCATCCTCACCTTCCTCCACCATTGCGCCGATGTTGGGGCTGCGGTGCTGATCCACCCGTGGGACATGATGGCGCAGCAGCGCATGCCCAAATATATGCTGTCGTGGCTGGTCGGCATGCCGGCCGAAACCCAGCTTTCGATCCTGTCGCTGATCTTGTCGGGTGCGTTTGAAAAACTGCCGCGCTCGCTGCGGCTATGCTTTGCCCATGGCGGCGGCAGCTTCGCCTTTCTGCTCGGGCGGGTCGATAATGCGTGGCGCAACCGCGATATCGTCCGTGTCGATTGCCCCCGGCTGCCCTCCTCCTACACCGATCGCTTCTACGTCGATTCAGCCGTGTTCAACGAAGATGCGCTGGCGATGCTGATCAAGGTGATGGGCGAGGATCGCGTCGTGCTGGGGTCCGATTATCCCTTCCCCTTGGGCGAACAGGTCGTCGGCCAGATGATCCGCGAGGATGAAGGCCTAAGCCCCGGCCTGCGCCGAAAACTGATGGGCGCGAATGCCGCCCGCTTCCTCAACCTTCCCGACGAACTGGGTGGACGCGCCAACGCGGCGTAA
- a CDS encoding LysR family transcriptional regulator translates to MAGGDRASQVVENRLLARLKLRQLKLLITVGEQRNILRAATLLNVAQPAATKMIRDLEATLGMQLFERSSRGVTPTLYGDVIIRHAKLILAQVRHASEEMLSLREGTTGKIAVGTLLAAAPSLLPRSIVALKRERPGITVSVVEGTNDKLMPMLRVGDLDLVVGRLPEYREREGLVQEVLYDEPVSIVVRKGHPLTELPVVKLADLQGHDWIMPPPETSLRRQLEESFRKAKLELPVRAVESVSILANFTLLKDSDMVAALPYQVVDAQPDLVRLPTNFDIGYGAIGVTLRHGADRSPATNYFLAVVKRIAAESVASHAGGA, encoded by the coding sequence ATGGCAGGCGGGGACAGGGCATCGCAGGTCGTGGAAAATCGGCTGCTGGCGCGGCTGAAGCTCAGGCAGCTGAAATTGCTGATTACCGTGGGCGAACAGCGCAACATCCTGCGCGCCGCCACCCTGCTCAATGTGGCGCAGCCGGCGGCGACCAAGATGATTCGCGATCTGGAAGCGACCCTGGGGATGCAACTGTTCGAACGATCGTCGCGCGGGGTGACGCCGACCTTGTATGGCGATGTCATCATCCGCCACGCCAAGCTGATCCTGGCGCAGGTGCGCCACGCGAGCGAGGAGATGCTGTCGCTGCGCGAAGGCACGACCGGCAAGATCGCGGTGGGCACCTTGCTGGCCGCCGCGCCCAGCCTGCTGCCGCGCAGCATCGTCGCGCTGAAACGCGAACGGCCGGGGATCACGGTTTCGGTGGTCGAAGGCACCAACGACAAACTGATGCCGATGCTGCGGGTGGGCGACCTTGATCTCGTCGTCGGCCGCCTGCCCGAATATCGCGAACGCGAAGGGCTGGTGCAGGAGGTGCTGTATGACGAACCGGTATCGATCGTCGTACGCAAGGGCCATCCGCTGACCGAACTGCCCGTCGTCAAGCTGGCCGACCTGCAGGGGCATGACTGGATCATGCCGCCGCCCGAAACATCGCTGCGCCGCCAGCTGGAGGAAAGTTTCCGCAAGGCCAAGCTGGAACTGCCGGTGCGGGCGGTGGAATCGGTATCGATCCTGGCCAATTTCACCTTGCTGAAGGACAGCGACATGGTGGCGGCGCTGCCCTATCAGGTGGTGGATGCGCAGCCCGATCTGGTGCGCCTGCCGACCAATTTCGATATCGGTTATGGCGCGATCGGGGTGACGTTGCGCCATGGCGCGGATCGTTCGCCGGCAACCAATTACTTCCTCGCGGTGGTGAAGCGGATTGCCGCGGAAAGCGTGGCCAGCCATGCGGGCGGGGCGTAA
- a CDS encoding 2-hydroxymuconic semialdehyde dehydrogenase, with amino-acid sequence MPQTPYPFAGRTLPNYVDGAFVSGAERFPVINPVNGKVLADVALADRATVDAAVCAARRALKGPWGRMSLADRTALLVKVADAIEARFDDFVAAEIADTGKSLLQATKTDIPRGAANFRSFAALAQARATQCFESDTADGLGAINYSIARPLGVVAIVSPWNLPLLLLTWKVAPALACGNTVVAKPSEETPSTATLLAEVMDQVGMPAGVFNLVHGFGGHSTGEWLVSHPHIDAITFTGESATGSAIMRGAAADVKPISFELGGKNAAIIFEDADFDAAIAGTMRSVFSNCGQVCLCSERVYVARPIFDRFVAELAIRAKALKIGDPFDGADMGPLISAQHREKVLGYYRLAAEEGATIVTGGGVPHFGNDLDRGSFVEPTILTGLSDDARCVREEIFGPVCHIAPFDDEAEVIERANDSRYGLAAAVWTNDVKRAHRVARQLEVGVVWVNDWFLRDLRTPFGGVKLSGIGREGGEHSLAFYSEPMNICIKL; translated from the coding sequence ATGCCGCAGACGCCTTACCCCTTCGCCGGACGCACGCTTCCAAACTATGTCGACGGCGCGTTTGTCAGCGGCGCGGAACGGTTCCCGGTCATCAACCCGGTCAATGGCAAAGTGCTGGCCGATGTGGCGCTCGCCGATCGCGCGACGGTGGACGCCGCCGTCTGCGCTGCCCGCCGCGCACTGAAAGGCCCGTGGGGGCGGATGAGCCTGGCCGATCGCACCGCCCTGCTGGTCAAGGTCGCCGATGCGATCGAGGCGCGGTTCGACGATTTCGTCGCCGCCGAGATCGCCGACACCGGCAAGTCGCTGCTGCAGGCCACCAAAACCGATATTCCGCGCGGCGCCGCCAATTTTCGCAGCTTTGCCGCTTTGGCCCAGGCCCGCGCCACGCAATGCTTCGAAAGCGACACGGCCGACGGGCTGGGTGCGATCAACTACAGCATCGCGCGGCCGCTGGGCGTCGTCGCGATCGTCTCGCCATGGAATCTGCCGCTGCTGCTGCTGACGTGGAAGGTCGCCCCCGCGCTTGCGTGCGGCAACACCGTCGTCGCCAAGCCATCGGAAGAAACCCCGTCGACCGCGACCTTGCTCGCCGAGGTGATGGATCAGGTCGGCATGCCGGCGGGCGTGTTCAATCTCGTCCACGGGTTCGGCGGCCATTCCACCGGCGAATGGCTGGTCAGCCACCCGCACATCGACGCGATCACCTTCACCGGCGAATCCGCCACGGGGTCCGCGATCATGCGCGGGGCGGCCGCCGACGTAAAACCGATCTCGTTCGAACTGGGCGGCAAGAACGCCGCGATCATTTTCGAAGATGCCGATTTCGACGCCGCGATCGCCGGCACGATGCGTTCGGTCTTTTCCAATTGCGGGCAGGTGTGCCTCTGTTCGGAACGGGTCTATGTCGCGCGGCCGATCTTCGATCGCTTCGTCGCCGAACTGGCGATCCGTGCCAAAGCGCTCAAGATCGGCGATCCGTTCGACGGCGCTGACATGGGACCGCTGATTTCCGCACAGCACCGCGAAAAGGTGCTCGGCTATTATCGCCTCGCCGCCGAAGAAGGGGCCACCATCGTCACCGGCGGCGGCGTGCCGCATTTCGGCAATGATCTCGATCGGGGCAGCTTCGTCGAACCGACGATCCTGACCGGCCTGTCCGATGATGCCCGCTGCGTGCGCGAGGAGATTTTCGGCCCCGTCTGCCACATCGCCCCGTTCGACGACGAAGCCGAGGTGATCGAGCGCGCCAATGATTCGCGCTACGGCCTGGCCGCCGCCGTCTGGACGAACGACGTGAAACGCGCCCACCGCGTCGCCCGCCAGCTCGAAGTGGGGGTCGTCTGGGTCAACGACTGGTTCCTGCGCGATCTGCGCACGCCGTTCGGCGGGGTCAAATTGTCGGGCATCGGCCGCGAGGGGGGCGAGCATTCGCTCGCTTTCTATTCCGAACCGATGAACATCTGCATCAAGCTGTGA
- a CDS encoding twin transmembrane helix small protein, with translation MSTFLIILMVLAMLATVAALVRGIIVFLKTTEADLTGNGPNLSGERQNKMMRMRIAFQALAVILVIFFLLLTRN, from the coding sequence ATGTCCACCTTCCTCATCATCCTCATGGTTCTGGCCATGCTGGCGACGGTCGCGGCGCTTGTCCGTGGCATCATCGTCTTCCTCAAAACGACCGAGGCCGACCTGACGGGCAATGGACCCAATCTTTCGGGCGAACGCCAGAACAAGATGATGCGCATGCGCATCGCGTTTCAGGCGCTGGCCGTGATCCTGGTGATCTTCTTCCTGCTCCTCACCCGCAACTGA
- a CDS encoding RidA family protein yields the protein MTDGRVIPGKAVPRGAFPHYRRAGDFLFVSGTSSRRADNSFAGVEVDGFGATTLDIHAQTRAVIANIADILADAGAGLGDIVDLSVFLVNMNDFKGFNETYAEYFGVDGPTRTTVAVHQLPHPHLLIEIKATAFAPRAHGQDRSKAR from the coding sequence ATGACCGATGGCCGCGTCATCCCCGGAAAGGCCGTGCCGCGCGGCGCCTTTCCCCATTATCGCCGCGCCGGCGATTTCCTTTTCGTATCGGGCACCAGCTCGCGCCGCGCCGACAACAGCTTTGCCGGGGTCGAGGTGGATGGCTTCGGCGCGACCACGCTCGATATCCACGCCCAGACCCGCGCGGTGATCGCCAACATCGCCGATATCCTGGCCGATGCCGGCGCCGGCCTTGGCGATATCGTCGACCTGTCCGTTTTTCTGGTGAACATGAACGACTTCAAGGGGTTCAACGAAACCTACGCCGAATATTTCGGCGTGGACGGGCCGACGCGGACCACCGTTGCGGTCCACCAGCTGCCCCACCCCCATCTCCTGATCGAAATCAAGGCAACCGCCTTTGCGCCCCGCGCGCACGGGCAAGACCGCAGCAAGGCGCGCTAG